In a genomic window of Chryseobacterium sp. G0162:
- a CDS encoding efflux RND transporter periplasmic adaptor subunit — protein MKKTLIYIIVAAVLVGLAAYKIAGNKEKQTQEVKEVAKQVDKINVNIVTVARENIDTDYSANGTFLPKQEMNQASEISGRIVSVLVKEGSRVGAGQVLATIKRDAIEVDVTQAQNNLQNAIIDNQRYENAYKTGGVTKQQLDNSRLQLKNMQAAVKAQGVKVNDTSIRAGISGTVNKKMVEPGTVVSPGTAMFEIVNINSLKLSVLVDESQVGKIQLGQEVPINVNVLPEDSFVGRITFIAPKSDASLNFPVEIEVQNRGNLKAGMYATATFKTNHGAETQNMLTVPAEAFVNGVSSGQLFVVEKGVAKLIKVTVGKIYGDKVQVLSGLNGGEQVVTSGQINLDNGSKVNIIK, from the coding sequence ATGAAAAAAACTTTAATATATATCATCGTAGCAGCTGTACTCGTAGGGCTGGCAGCTTACAAGATTGCTGGTAACAAAGAAAAGCAGACTCAGGAAGTAAAAGAGGTTGCCAAGCAGGTAGATAAAATCAACGTTAATATTGTAACGGTAGCAAGAGAAAATATCGATACAGACTATTCTGCGAACGGGACATTTTTACCTAAGCAGGAAATGAATCAGGCTTCTGAAATTTCAGGACGTATTGTGAGTGTGTTGGTAAAAGAAGGTTCAAGAGTAGGAGCAGGACAGGTATTAGCAACTATTAAAAGAGATGCTATCGAAGTAGATGTTACCCAGGCTCAGAATAACTTACAGAATGCTATCATCGACAACCAGCGTTACGAAAATGCATACAAAACAGGTGGAGTTACGAAACAACAGCTTGATAACTCAAGACTGCAATTGAAAAATATGCAGGCTGCAGTGAAAGCTCAGGGAGTTAAAGTAAATGATACAAGTATCCGTGCGGGAATCAGTGGTACAGTTAACAAAAAAATGGTTGAGCCTGGAACTGTAGTCTCTCCGGGAACAGCAATGTTTGAGATCGTTAATATCAACAGCTTAAAGCTTTCTGTTTTAGTAGATGAAAGTCAGGTTGGAAAAATTCAGTTAGGTCAGGAAGTTCCCATTAATGTTAATGTATTACCTGAAGATTCTTTCGTAGGTAGAATTACATTTATCGCTCCCAAAAGTGATGCTTCTTTGAATTTCCCTGTTGAGATTGAAGTTCAGAACAGAGGAAACCTAAAAGCCGGTATGTATGCAACAGCTACCTTTAAAACAAACCATGGGGCAGAAACTCAGAATATGCTGACTGTTCCTGCGGAAGCGTTTGTAAATGGAGTAAGCTCAGGACAATTATTCGTAGTTGAAAAGGGTGTAGCTAAATTGATTAAAGTAACTGTTGGTAAAATTTACGGAGATAAAGTACAGGTGTTAAGCGGACTAAACGGTGGTGAGCAGGTGGTAACCAGCGGACAGATCAACCTGGATAACGGATCTAAAGTAAACATTATAAAGTAA
- a CDS encoding efflux RND transporter permease subunit → MKLAEISIKRPSLVIVLFTILTLGGILSYTLMGYELIPKFETNMVTISTVYPGASPAEVETSVTRKIEDAVGSLENVKKVESSSYESLSVIMVQLNNGADVDFALNDAQRKVNAILADFPKDVKAPSLNKFSLDDLPIITMSISSDKLNSKDLYDLLDKKIEPIFSRVNGVAQVDLVGGQEREIQVNLDEKKLQGYGLSIGDVQQAILSSNLDFPTGSLKTRTTKSTIRLSGKYKSTEEMNNLVVSNKNGAQVRLSDVATVFDSQKDVEKVARFNQFPTILMQVKKQSDANAVAVSESVQKTIKTVEEAYKIQGIKVKVVNDTTDFTLESANHVIFDLFLAIILVAIVMLLFLHSIRNAFIVMVSIPASLVAAFIGMNLMGYTLNLMSLLGLSLVVGILVDDAIVVLENIYRHMEMGKSKIRAAYDGASEIGFTVAAITLVIVVVFLPIAMSSGLVANILAQFCVTVVIATLLSLLASFTIIPWLSSRFGKLEHLTGKNWFEKFILWFEGLIDKFTHWITDILEWCLKTTLRRISTVVITFIVLISSFSLVIFGFIGGEFFPPIDRGQFLVQMELSKDATIEKTNQLTLDVEKFLRNDKDVVDLITTVGQQSTGFGGAQATTYQSEVQVNLTDKSERSESTNIKAAKVKRALEEKFTGVEFKTAPIGIMGAENAPIEMVVTAPDNETAVKEATRILELLKKVPGAVDAELSTDSGNPEVQVTLDRDKMASLGLNLSSVGQTMQTAFNGNTDGKFKAGEYEYDINIRFGDFNRQSIDDVKNLIFTNPQGQQVRLSQFADVKMGSGPSLLERRDKSPSVKVRAKAVGRPVGDVANEWAAKFMNGKKPIGVDYIWSGDMENQQEGFGTLGIALLAAIVLVYLVMVSLYDSFVYPFVVLFSIPLAMIGVMVILALTANSLNIFTMLGMIMLIGLVAKNAIMIVDFTNARKAAGATTHDALIQANHARLRPILMTTIAMIFGMLPIALATGAGAEMNKGLAWVVIGGLTSSLFLTLIIVPVVYSLFDSILRRMGKDNKVDYEAEMKAEYVHRELNEDGFTPKHLDK, encoded by the coding sequence ATGAAGTTAGCAGAAATATCGATTAAAAGACCCTCGTTGGTAATTGTATTATTTACAATTCTGACGCTGGGAGGTATCCTGAGTTATACACTCATGGGATACGAATTGATTCCGAAATTTGAAACCAACATGGTAACCATTTCCACGGTGTATCCGGGAGCTTCGCCAGCAGAGGTGGAGACCTCCGTCACCCGGAAGATTGAGGATGCCGTAGGTTCTTTGGAAAACGTAAAAAAAGTAGAATCTTCTTCATACGAAAGTTTATCCGTTATCATGGTTCAGCTGAACAATGGAGCAGATGTTGACTTTGCCTTGAATGATGCACAGCGTAAGGTAAATGCTATTTTGGCTGATTTCCCTAAAGATGTAAAAGCACCATCACTGAATAAATTCTCTTTGGATGATTTACCTATTATCACAATGAGTATTTCATCAGATAAACTAAACAGCAAGGATCTTTATGACTTATTGGATAAAAAGATCGAACCGATTTTCTCCCGTGTAAACGGAGTAGCACAGGTTGATCTTGTTGGGGGACAGGAAAGAGAAATTCAGGTGAATCTTGATGAGAAAAAATTGCAGGGGTATGGCCTTTCAATAGGAGATGTACAACAGGCGATTCTTTCATCAAACCTTGATTTCCCTACAGGAAGTTTGAAAACAAGAACTACAAAATCTACGATCAGACTATCCGGAAAATATAAGTCTACGGAGGAAATGAACAATCTTGTGGTTTCTAACAAAAACGGAGCGCAAGTACGTTTATCTGATGTTGCTACCGTTTTTGACTCTCAGAAAGATGTTGAGAAAGTAGCAAGATTCAATCAGTTTCCAACCATCTTAATGCAGGTGAAAAAGCAGTCTGATGCGAATGCGGTAGCTGTATCTGAAAGTGTTCAGAAAACAATTAAGACAGTAGAAGAAGCATATAAAATTCAGGGAATAAAAGTAAAAGTAGTCAATGATACTACAGACTTTACCCTGGAATCAGCGAACCACGTTATTTTCGACTTATTCTTAGCGATTATCCTCGTGGCTATTGTAATGCTATTGTTCCTTCACAGTATCAGAAACGCATTTATTGTAATGGTTTCTATCCCGGCTTCATTGGTGGCAGCATTCATCGGAATGAACCTTATGGGATATACTTTGAACCTTATGAGTTTACTAGGGCTTTCCCTTGTGGTAGGTATCCTGGTGGATGACGCGATTGTGGTACTTGAAAACATTTACCGTCACATGGAGATGGGTAAAAGCAAGATCAGGGCAGCCTATGACGGAGCATCAGAAATCGGATTTACGGTAGCAGCGATTACTTTGGTAATTGTGGTAGTATTCTTACCAATTGCGATGAGTTCAGGTCTTGTAGCGAACATCCTGGCACAGTTCTGCGTCACGGTGGTTATTGCGACCTTATTATCATTGTTAGCATCATTTACTATTATTCCTTGGTTGTCATCAAGATTTGGTAAACTGGAGCACTTAACAGGTAAAAACTGGTTTGAGAAATTTATCCTCTGGTTTGAAGGATTAATCGACAAATTTACACACTGGATTACAGATATCCTTGAATGGTGTCTGAAAACAACATTGAGAAGAATTTCAACAGTGGTGATTACATTCATTGTCTTAATCAGTTCCTTCTCATTAGTAATCTTTGGATTCATTGGAGGAGAATTCTTCCCGCCTATTGACCGTGGTCAGTTCTTGGTGCAAATGGAGCTTTCAAAAGATGCAACGATTGAAAAAACCAACCAGTTGACCCTGGATGTAGAGAAATTCTTAAGAAATGATAAAGATGTTGTAGACCTGATTACAACGGTGGGTCAGCAATCAACAGGTTTTGGTGGTGCTCAGGCAACTACTTACCAATCTGAGGTTCAGGTAAACTTAACAGATAAGTCTGAACGTTCTGAAAGTACCAATATCAAAGCGGCAAAAGTAAAAAGAGCATTAGAAGAGAAATTCACAGGAGTGGAATTCAAAACAGCTCCAATTGGGATCATGGGTGCGGAAAATGCTCCGATTGAAATGGTAGTAACTGCTCCGGATAATGAAACGGCTGTAAAAGAAGCTACAAGAATCCTTGAATTGTTGAAAAAAGTTCCGGGAGCAGTAGATGCAGAATTATCTACGGACTCTGGTAACCCTGAAGTACAGGTAACACTTGACAGAGATAAAATGGCTTCTTTAGGCTTGAACCTTTCAAGTGTAGGACAGACAATGCAAACCGCATTCAACGGAAATACAGACGGGAAGTTTAAAGCCGGAGAATATGAATATGACATCAACATCCGTTTTGGAGACTTCAACAGACAGTCTATTGATGATGTTAAAAACCTGATCTTTACAAATCCTCAGGGACAACAGGTTCGTTTAAGCCAGTTTGCTGATGTTAAAATGGGTTCAGGACCAAGTTTGCTTGAGCGTAGAGATAAATCTCCATCTGTAAAAGTAAGAGCTAAAGCAGTAGGTAGACCAGTAGGAGACGTAGCTAACGAATGGGCTGCCAAATTTATGAACGGTAAAAAACCTATTGGTGTAGACTACATCTGGAGTGGTGATATGGAAAACCAACAGGAAGGTTTCGGTACGTTAGGAATTGCTTTATTAGCAGCTATCGTATTGGTATACCTGGTAATGGTATCCTTATATGACAGTTTCGTATATCCTTTCGTAGTATTGTTCTCTATTCCGTTGGCGATGATCGGGGTAATGGTAATCCTTGCCTTAACCGCTAACTCATTGAACATCTTTACGATGCTGGGGATGATTATGTTGATCGGTCTTGTTGCGAAGAACGCGATTATGATCGTTGACTTTACGAATGCAAGAAAAGCAGCGGGAGCAACCACTCATGATGCGTTAATTCAGGCTAACCACGCCCGTCTTCGTCCGATCCTGATGACAACCATTGCGATGATCTTCGGTATGTTACCGATCGCATTGGCAACAGGAGCTGGAGCAGAAATGAACAAAGGTCTTGCATGGGTAGTAATCGGTGGTTTGACATCGTCTCTATTCCTTACTTTGATCATTGTACCGGTAGTATACTCTTTATTTGACTCTATTCTAAGAAGAATGGGTAAAGATAATAAAGTAGACTATGAAGCTGAAATGAAGGCAGAATATGTACACAGAGAATTAAATGAAGATGGATTTACACCTAAGCATTTAGACAAATAA
- a CDS encoding KTSC domain-containing protein, which produces MKRIGEHRTLLGVDKNVTLKELKTIYRNVMKDTHPDKFINDEAGKLEAEAKSKSVIEAYHFLVSINPETQEKYKEEYTETITQSNIQDFYLEKSILTVLHLNGKTYEYMGVPRNTYIKMVNADSPSRFARRHIYGNFVFRKAGEAMAD; this is translated from the coding sequence ATGAAACGAATAGGTGAACACAGAACCCTTCTTGGAGTTGATAAAAATGTAACTTTAAAAGAGTTAAAAACAATTTACAGAAATGTGATGAAAGATACACATCCTGATAAATTTATCAATGATGAAGCAGGAAAACTTGAAGCAGAAGCGAAAAGCAAGTCTGTGATTGAAGCCTATCATTTCCTGGTAAGCATTAATCCTGAAACACAGGAAAAATACAAAGAAGAATATACAGAAACTATTACCCAATCTAATATTCAGGATTTTTATCTTGAAAAATCGATTTTAACGGTTCTGCATTTGAATGGAAAAACGTATGAATATATGGGAGTTCCAAGAAATACTTATATTAAAATGGTGAATGCTGATTCTCCAAGCCGTTTTGCAAGAAGACACATCTATGGAAATTTTGTATTCAGAAAGGCGGGTGAAGCTATGGCTGATTAA
- a CDS encoding retropepsin-like aspartic protease codes for MKLIYLFLTVFVSTFISAQKDPTVIPFSLENNSIYLHCKVNKTENVNFLFDTGADGSVININSKKKIDLKIDGKAQNKGSNGVNTVDYSNHNTVQFGDIQKTDVSFTLIPYGDVNFDGVFGTDLMKGKIIEIDYHKNVIRFFDENDPSIDFSGYEKMKLHLIDNYPAVESSITVNGKEYSGYFGLDSGADDALTIASPYVKKNSLANIMKTIGKATALGSDGSVYEMPVVLCPSITFAHKFLYNVPITLSSSTGGIDASEKMAGFFGNAFLKRFNTIIDFKNRIIYFKLNKHLYAEFK; via the coding sequence ATGAAACTCATTTATCTTTTTTTAACAGTATTCGTCAGTACATTTATTTCGGCTCAGAAGGATCCTACAGTAATTCCTTTTTCTTTGGAAAACAATTCTATTTACCTGCATTGTAAAGTAAACAAAACAGAAAACGTCAACTTTTTGTTTGATACCGGAGCAGATGGATCTGTCATCAATATCAATTCAAAGAAAAAAATAGATCTGAAAATTGATGGAAAGGCTCAAAATAAAGGCTCAAACGGAGTAAATACGGTTGATTATAGTAATCATAATACTGTTCAGTTCGGAGATATCCAGAAAACGGATGTTTCATTTACCCTCATTCCTTATGGGGATGTTAATTTTGATGGTGTTTTCGGAACAGATTTAATGAAAGGAAAGATTATTGAAATTGATTACCACAAAAATGTGATCCGTTTTTTTGATGAAAATGATCCCTCAATTGATTTTTCAGGATACGAGAAAATGAAACTTCATCTCATAGATAATTATCCTGCTGTGGAAAGCTCTATAACCGTTAATGGTAAAGAATATTCCGGGTATTTTGGTCTGGATAGCGGTGCGGATGACGCCCTTACCATTGCTTCTCCTTATGTCAAAAAAAATTCTTTAGCCAACATCATGAAAACGATAGGAAAAGCTACTGCGCTAGGCTCAGATGGTTCTGTTTATGAAATGCCAGTGGTTCTTTGCCCATCTATTACATTTGCTCATAAATTTCTTTACAATGTCCCGATTACGCTTTCCAGCTCTACGGGAGGCATTGATGCTTCAGAAAAAATGGCGGGATTTTTTGGGAATGCTTTCTTAAAAAGGTTTAATACGATTATCGATTTTAAGAACAGAATCATTTATTTTAAACTGAACAAACATCTGTATGCGGAGTTTAAATAA
- a CDS encoding SEL1-like repeat protein has translation MAHRLYVYNVDSKTGDQYSHYLGEWNYVIPDLLFPLFSCDPRSKGKLLYFDKINGVARLKSFYQLLGEHYQLLYKKVYYEPVNKMFEMLDDLPYDTFMINGWDVFNMSEEKHSDQAKDWVLQIKEKSRLYDKAISKQNLECLEKEIVVRSGYTSFLEMLETDWIDYGLGYWNEDLYKDISESFEDNGLWGLKDKKGNIITPAVYEEIFAFTEEGIAVVQKNGKYGYLRNDGKVLVDCIYEEVYDSLFIDHKNYGVIEVDQKSGLINIANGDIVIPCEYDELEMLRHVCLFNAKKAGKYCLIDTSNKPVIAESFDEPFEFNYSGLLYRRLEGISKRAFYTFEGIFLGEHPEEVLSEIGEGYYWVKPNKFQKKTSIIKSDGSILDTDIDILMILNDYYTSFAYKKAKEWYVYDIKSEEFRLKEHTIENIHRDWYTQFMKNVFLISDENGWGLYNAAEDRWLLPSSKEYKKIESCREEIFRVTTSNGMFYFDQKTETQSGIYDYIGEGIDYDKQMLCLYKGNEMFILDTGRKLQQVSDHQLGALYEKRYNLRGKDQKYFLDFYKGWTERKGSGYEEYFDDDTLMSQAGEYTKEGKIKEAVKLYTIGINRGNTDMMVELGYIFVHGDYPEFYDLEKGLALYEKAASKDHPIAWNNLGYHYQSGVGYPQDIKKALKCFKKSAELGDGLAMQNLGLLYFYGEYVLLDYDLALDYYKQAEKKFYYNDEKLAEIYYQKGDYANLQRYLRKDTEGTYSDIYYGIMYDEGLGMKVSPKKAIKYYEKSLEHGYYPTALSRLLYFYKDDPAFANPEKYQYWKAFGEDNEMDV, from the coding sequence ATGGCACACCGCCTTTATGTATATAATGTGGATTCCAAAACAGGAGACCAGTATTCACACTATTTGGGAGAATGGAATTATGTGATCCCTGATTTGCTTTTTCCTCTGTTTTCCTGCGATCCAAGGTCAAAAGGAAAATTGCTGTACTTTGATAAAATAAATGGTGTAGCAAGACTTAAATCATTCTATCAATTGTTGGGTGAACACTATCAGCTGCTTTACAAAAAGGTATATTATGAGCCTGTCAACAAAATGTTTGAAATGTTGGATGATCTTCCTTATGATACTTTTATGATCAATGGATGGGACGTCTTCAATATGAGTGAAGAAAAGCATTCCGATCAGGCCAAAGACTGGGTACTGCAAATTAAGGAGAAGAGCAGGCTGTATGATAAAGCGATCTCTAAACAGAATCTGGAATGCCTGGAAAAAGAAATTGTAGTTAGAAGTGGCTATACATCCTTTTTAGAGATGTTGGAAACAGACTGGATTGATTATGGTCTTGGGTACTGGAATGAAGATTTGTATAAAGATATTTCGGAGTCTTTTGAAGACAATGGTCTTTGGGGATTGAAGGATAAAAAAGGAAATATCATCACTCCGGCAGTTTATGAAGAAATATTTGCCTTTACTGAAGAAGGGATTGCTGTAGTACAGAAGAATGGTAAGTACGGATACCTTAGAAATGACGGGAAAGTACTTGTTGATTGCATTTACGAAGAAGTTTATGATTCTCTTTTTATCGACCATAAGAATTATGGAGTGATAGAAGTAGATCAGAAATCAGGATTAATTAATATTGCTAACGGAGATATTGTGATCCCCTGTGAATATGATGAGTTGGAGATGTTAAGGCATGTCTGCCTTTTTAACGCTAAAAAAGCAGGGAAATATTGTCTCATTGATACATCCAATAAACCGGTTATTGCAGAATCTTTTGATGAGCCTTTTGAATTTAATTATTCTGGATTGCTTTATCGTAGGCTGGAAGGAATTTCCAAGAGAGCCTTTTATACCTTTGAAGGTATTTTCCTGGGAGAGCATCCCGAAGAGGTATTAAGTGAAATTGGTGAAGGGTATTATTGGGTAAAACCCAATAAATTTCAGAAAAAAACCAGCATTATAAAATCAGATGGAAGTATTCTGGATACTGATATAGACATCCTGATGATTTTGAATGATTATTATACTTCTTTTGCCTACAAAAAAGCTAAAGAGTGGTACGTATATGATATAAAATCAGAAGAATTCAGATTGAAAGAACATACCATTGAAAATATCCACAGAGATTGGTATACTCAGTTTATGAAGAATGTGTTCCTGATATCTGATGAAAATGGCTGGGGGTTGTATAATGCTGCTGAAGACCGTTGGCTGCTCCCTTCCTCTAAAGAATATAAGAAAATAGAATCTTGTAGAGAAGAGATTTTCCGGGTTACTACCTCAAACGGAATGTTCTATTTTGACCAGAAAACAGAAACTCAAAGCGGTATTTACGATTATATCGGTGAAGGAATAGATTATGATAAGCAGATGCTTTGTCTTTATAAAGGAAATGAGATGTTTATTCTTGATACCGGAAGAAAGCTGCAGCAGGTTTCTGATCATCAGCTGGGAGCTTTATATGAAAAAAGATATAACCTGCGGGGAAAAGATCAAAAGTATTTTCTTGATTTTTATAAAGGATGGACGGAAAGAAAAGGTTCCGGCTACGAGGAATATTTTGACGATGATACCCTAATGTCACAAGCCGGAGAATATACTAAGGAAGGAAAGATTAAAGAAGCTGTAAAACTTTATACAATAGGAATAAACCGAGGAAATACAGATATGATGGTGGAACTTGGATATATTTTTGTCCATGGCGATTATCCTGAATTTTATGATTTAGAGAAAGGACTTGCGCTCTATGAAAAAGCAGCTTCAAAGGATCATCCCATTGCCTGGAATAACCTTGGATATCATTATCAGAGTGGTGTTGGTTATCCTCAAGATATTAAAAAGGCCTTAAAGTGCTTCAAAAAATCTGCAGAACTAGGAGATGGCCTGGCGATGCAGAATCTGGGCCTTCTGTATTTTTATGGAGAGTATGTGTTACTGGATTATGATCTTGCATTAGACTACTATAAACAGGCAGAAAAGAAATTCTATTATAATGATGAGAAATTGGCTGAAATCTACTATCAGAAAGGGGATTATGCCAATCTTCAACGTTATTTAAGAAAAGATACTGAAGGGACTTATTCCGATATTTATTACGGAATTATGTATGACGAAGGATTAGGTATGAAGGTAAGCCCTAAAAAAGCAATCAAATACTATGAAAAATCTCTGGAACATGGCTATTATCCTACAGCATTGAGCAGGCTTTTATATTTCTATAAGGACGATCCTGCCTTTGCCAATCCTGAAAAATATCAGTATTGGAAAGCATTTGGTGAAGATAACGAGATGGATGTATGA
- a CDS encoding VOC family protein, with protein sequence MKIKNIDHIVLTVSDISKTIEFYTEIMGFEAITFGDHRKALTFGNQKINLHQKGHEFEPKAKTPTCGSADLCFIAQTDISEVMAELKQKNVEIIEGIVDRTGAVGKIRSIYFRDPDQNLIEVSNYS encoded by the coding sequence ATGAAGATTAAGAACATAGACCACATTGTATTAACTGTATCAGATATCAGTAAAACCATAGAATTTTACACTGAGATCATGGGGTTTGAAGCGATAACCTTTGGTGACCACCGAAAAGCCCTCACTTTTGGAAATCAAAAGATCAATCTTCATCAAAAAGGACATGAATTTGAACCTAAAGCAAAAACTCCTACCTGTGGTTCTGCAGATCTTTGTTTTATTGCCCAAACGGATATTAGTGAAGTGATGGCCGAATTGAAACAGAAAAATGTGGAGATTATTGAAGGCATTGTAGACAGAACGGGTGCTGTAGGAAAGATAAGATCTATTTATTTCCGTGATCCGGATCAAAATCTCATCGAAGTGAGCAACTATTCTTAA
- a CDS encoding DUF2306 domain-containing protein, whose amino-acid sequence MIKSLGIKIAKIIAVFSVFIFSILMLKTISQYTSLDKTIGFLAFKQQVVNNPYWMAFFYIHIFSITLCLLAGLTQFSAQFLRENRNLHKIIGKVYVYNILIINVPACFVLGLFSNGGLIGITGFLIQDILWAYFTVAAVLTIKKGNIIRHKNFMILSYAVTTTAITFRIIKNLFYNEQQHDYELFYGINVWLALAINLLIAYYFLRRNFHYRPK is encoded by the coding sequence ATGATAAAATCATTGGGAATAAAGATTGCTAAAATTATAGCAGTGTTTTCTGTTTTTATTTTCAGTATTCTGATGCTGAAAACAATTTCCCAATATACTTCTCTTGATAAAACGATAGGATTTCTTGCCTTTAAACAACAAGTAGTCAATAATCCGTATTGGATGGCTTTTTTCTATATCCATATCTTTTCAATAACACTTTGTCTTTTAGCTGGATTGACTCAATTTTCTGCCCAATTCCTGAGAGAAAACAGAAACTTACACAAAATCATTGGAAAAGTTTACGTGTATAATATTCTTATTATCAATGTTCCGGCATGTTTTGTATTGGGATTATTTTCGAATGGCGGATTGATAGGAATTACAGGATTTCTGATTCAGGATATTCTTTGGGCTTATTTTACGGTAGCTGCTGTCCTTACTATTAAAAAAGGCAATATTATCAGGCATAAAAACTTTATGATTTTAAGCTATGCCGTGACAACAACGGCCATCACTTTCAGAATTATTAAGAATCTGTTTTATAATGAACAACAGCATGATTATGAGCTATTCTACGGCATCAATGTATGGCTTGCTCTTGCCATCAATCTGCTGATTGCCTATTATTTTCTTAGAAGAAATTTCCACTATCGTCCTAAATAG
- a CDS encoding DUF2750 domain-containing protein, translating into MLQDQITLKNRYKDFIKKVIETEVVYGLKDDKGYATSYSNDLEYDDGEPVQIICFWSDVARAKSCVDKEWNRYEASSIPLNEFLENWCLGMNSDGLLVGVNFDINLFGYEAEPLELALAIIEELTKKNKSVILRKFNDLEDMETQIKEVLKD; encoded by the coding sequence ATGCTTCAGGACCAAATTACCCTAAAGAACCGCTATAAAGATTTCATTAAAAAAGTAATTGAAACAGAAGTAGTATATGGTTTAAAAGATGATAAAGGATACGCAACCTCCTACTCCAACGATTTGGAATATGATGATGGTGAACCCGTACAAATTATTTGCTTCTGGTCAGATGTAGCAAGGGCAAAATCTTGCGTAGACAAAGAATGGAATCGTTATGAAGCATCTTCCATTCCTCTTAATGAGTTCCTGGAAAACTGGTGCCTGGGAATGAATAGTGATGGTTTGCTTGTAGGCGTTAATTTTGATATCAATCTATTTGGCTACGAAGCGGAGCCCTTAGAGTTAGCGCTTGCCATTATTGAAGAGCTTACAAAAAAAAATAAATCTGTGATCTTAAGAAAATTCAACGATCTTGAAGATATGGAAACCCAGATAAAAGAGGTATTAAAGGATTAA
- the nudK gene encoding GDP-mannose pyrophosphatase NudK: MQNPNITILKTDILSDNWYTLNKVTFTVRKKDGTTETQSREAYDRGNGAVILLYNKISHTIILTRQFRLPTYINGNASGMLIEACAGLLDNDNPENCIKRETEEETGYKISKVEKVFEAYMSPGSVTEILYFFIAEYSNEMKINDGGGLEEEGENIEVLELSFDEALTMIDTGEIKDAKTMMLLQHLRIKGIL; encoded by the coding sequence ATGCAAAATCCTAATATTACTATTTTAAAAACAGATATTTTATCAGACAACTGGTATACTTTAAACAAAGTTACTTTTACGGTTCGCAAAAAGGACGGAACTACGGAAACTCAAAGCAGAGAAGCTTACGACCGTGGAAATGGAGCTGTTATTTTGCTTTATAACAAAATTTCTCATACGATCATCCTCACAAGGCAATTCAGGTTACCCACTTATATTAATGGAAATGCATCCGGAATGCTTATTGAAGCCTGTGCCGGGCTTTTAGACAATGATAATCCTGAAAATTGTATCAAAAGAGAAACGGAAGAGGAAACAGGATACAAGATTTCTAAAGTTGAAAAGGTATTTGAAGCCTATATGTCTCCCGGTTCCGTAACGGAAATTCTTTATTTTTTCATCGCTGAATATTCCAACGAAATGAAGATTAATGATGGTGGCGGTCTTGAAGAGGAAGGAGAAAATATTGAAGTGCTGGAATTATCTTTTGATGAGGCTCTTACTATGATTGATACCGGAGAGATTAAAGATGCAAAGACAATGATGCTGTTGCAGCATTTGAGGATTAAGGGGATTTTGTAA